The following are encoded in a window of Sinomonas cyclohexanicum genomic DNA:
- a CDS encoding mycoredoxin, with protein sequence MDNFTPADGTITMFSTTWCGYCNRLKKQLDAQGIGYTEVNIEEVAGTAELVEQLNGGNRTVPTVVFPDGTAATNPSAAQVKAKLGV encoded by the coding sequence ATGGACAACTTCACCCCCGCCGACGGCACGATCACGATGTTCTCGACCACGTGGTGCGGGTACTGCAATCGCCTCAAGAAGCAGCTCGACGCACAGGGCATCGGCTACACCGAGGTGAACATCGAGGAGGTCGCGGGTACGGCGGAGCTCGTGGAGCAGCTCAATGGGGGCAACCGGACGGTCCCCACCGTGGTCTTCCCCGACGGCACCGCCGCGACGAACCCCTCCGCGGCGCAGGTGAAGGCTAAGCTCGGGGTCTAG
- a CDS encoding S-(hydroxymethyl)mycothiol dehydrogenase, giving the protein MASEAQITAPAAGATVHRVKAVVVREKGAPAMVETILVPDPGPGEALVDVLTCGVCHTDLHYKLGGIGDDYPYLLGHESTAVVSAVGPDVTDLKPGDRVILNWRAVCGQCRACKKGQPQYCFATHNATQKMTLEDGTPLSPALGIGSFAEKTLVAAGQCTRIDEDVDPAAVGLLGCGIMAGIGAAINTGEVARGESVAVIGCGGVGIAAIAGAKLAGATTIIAVDLDPAKVELAKGLGATHGVVSSETDPVEAIRDLTGGHGADVVIDAVGRPETYRQAFYARDLAGRVVLVGVPTPQMTLELPLLDVFGRGGSLKSSWYGDCLPSRDFPMLVEQFKLGRLPLDAFVTERIGLDDVEAAFAKMHSGAVLRSVVEL; this is encoded by the coding sequence ATGGCCAGCGAAGCCCAGATCACCGCACCAGCAGCAGGCGCCACCGTCCACCGCGTGAAGGCGGTCGTCGTGCGTGAGAAGGGTGCGCCGGCGATGGTGGAGACGATCCTGGTCCCGGATCCGGGTCCGGGTGAGGCGCTCGTGGACGTGCTGACCTGCGGGGTGTGCCACACGGACCTGCACTACAAGCTCGGCGGGATCGGGGATGACTACCCGTACCTGCTCGGGCACGAGTCCACCGCGGTGGTCTCCGCCGTGGGCCCGGACGTGACCGACCTCAAGCCCGGGGACCGGGTGATCCTGAACTGGCGGGCCGTCTGCGGGCAGTGCCGCGCGTGCAAGAAGGGCCAGCCGCAGTACTGCTTCGCGACCCACAACGCGACCCAGAAGATGACCCTGGAGGACGGCACCCCCCTCAGCCCCGCCCTCGGGATCGGCTCGTTCGCGGAGAAGACCCTCGTCGCCGCGGGCCAGTGCACCAGGATCGACGAGGACGTCGACCCCGCCGCGGTGGGCCTGCTCGGCTGCGGCATCATGGCCGGCATCGGCGCCGCGATCAACACCGGCGAGGTCGCCCGCGGGGAGTCCGTGGCCGTGATCGGCTGCGGCGGGGTGGGCATCGCCGCCATCGCCGGGGCGAAGCTCGCGGGGGCCACGACGATCATCGCCGTGGACCTGGACCCGGCCAAGGTCGAGCTCGCCAAGGGCCTGGGCGCCACGCACGGGGTCGTCTCGAGCGAGACCGACCCCGTCGAGGCGATCCGCGACCTCACCGGCGGGCACGGCGCGGACGTGGTGATCGACGCCGTGGGCCGCCCGGAGACGTACCGGCAGGCCTTCTACGCCCGGGACCTGGCCGGCCGCGTGGTCCTGGTCGGCGTCCCCACCCCCCAGATGACCCTCGAGCTGCCGCTGCTGGACGTGTTCGGCCGCGGCGGGTCGCTGAAGTCCTCCTGGTACGGGGACTGCCTGCCGTCCCGGGACTTCCCGATGCTCGTGGAGCAGTTCAAGCTCGGCCGCCTGCCCCTGGACGCGTTCGTGACCGAACGGATCGGCCTGGACGACGTCGAGGCCGCCTTCGCCAAGATGCACTCCGGGGCCGTCCTGCGCTCGGTGGTCGAGCTGTGA
- a CDS encoding FdhF/YdeP family oxidoreductase, translating to MARKPLEEDATDANLRVERPERSAAGIPSLIASIPPALGRMGTARSVTALLNMNQKDGFDCMSCAWPDPPERKVAEFCENGAKAVTWEADRLTVPSAFWAEHSVTELRERTEYWLGQQGRLVEPVYKPADSDRYHPVSWDDAFGIIARELKALDSPDQATFYTSGRTSNEAAFAYQLFVRAFGTNNLPDCSNMCHESTGAAMGETIGVGKSAISYEDFAKSDLIIIMGQNPGTCHPRMLTALEEAKLAGAQIVAVNPLPEAGLINFKNPQRPRGLIGHGTDLADQFLQIRLAGDMALMQAVSKRVLDAEAAAPGTVLDHDFLREHCQGLDEFRAHLATLDPDEVRAATGLHDEEIDELAARYLAADKVIITWAMGLTQHKKAVPTIKEIINLLLLRGNIGKPGAGPSPIRGHSNVQGDRTMGIWEKMPDPFLDALQKEFGFSPPRPHGLDAVQSIRALADGRVKAFIALGGNLVSAISDTAVAEEGMTRARLSVSISTKLNRTHAFVGAEALILPTLGRTEVDAQESGPQFVSIEDTVCAVRPSAGKLAPISLNALSEVAIVSRLARAVLGEDHPVDWAGFERDYDVIREHISRVCPGCEDYNTRIRRPGGFVLAHPPRDERRFPTATGKATITVNELETVQVPEGRLLLQTVRSHDQFNTTMYGLNDRYRGIHRGRHVLFVNPDDLDSLGLADGEHVDVHSEADDGVDRCLPGLRIVSYPTAKGCVAAYFPEANVLVPLGATAEVSNTPVSKSVVVRLEKAAAPV from the coding sequence ATGGCACGCAAGCCCCTTGAGGAGGACGCCACCGATGCGAACCTGCGCGTCGAGCGGCCCGAGCGCAGCGCGGCGGGCATCCCGAGCCTGATCGCGAGCATCCCGCCGGCGCTGGGCCGCATGGGGACCGCGCGCTCGGTCACCGCCCTGCTGAACATGAACCAGAAGGATGGGTTCGACTGCATGAGCTGTGCGTGGCCGGACCCGCCGGAGCGCAAGGTTGCGGAGTTCTGCGAGAACGGCGCGAAGGCGGTCACCTGGGAGGCGGACCGGCTCACGGTTCCCTCGGCATTCTGGGCCGAGCACTCAGTGACCGAGCTCAGGGAGCGCACCGAGTACTGGCTCGGACAACAGGGGCGCCTCGTGGAGCCCGTGTACAAGCCAGCGGACAGCGACCGCTACCACCCCGTGTCCTGGGATGATGCCTTCGGGATCATCGCCCGGGAGCTCAAGGCGCTCGACTCCCCGGACCAGGCCACCTTCTACACCTCCGGGCGCACGAGCAACGAGGCAGCCTTCGCATACCAGCTGTTCGTGCGGGCGTTCGGCACCAACAATCTCCCGGACTGCTCGAACATGTGCCACGAGTCCACCGGGGCGGCGATGGGGGAGACCATCGGAGTAGGCAAGAGCGCCATCTCCTACGAGGATTTCGCCAAGTCGGACCTCATCATCATCATGGGTCAGAACCCCGGCACCTGCCACCCGCGCATGCTCACCGCGCTCGAGGAGGCCAAGCTCGCCGGGGCGCAGATCGTCGCCGTCAACCCGCTGCCCGAGGCCGGGCTCATCAACTTCAAGAACCCACAGCGCCCCCGCGGGCTCATCGGGCACGGTACCGACTTGGCAGACCAGTTCCTCCAGATCCGCCTCGCCGGGGACATGGCGCTCATGCAGGCTGTCTCCAAGCGGGTCCTCGACGCCGAGGCCGCCGCACCCGGCACCGTGCTGGACCACGATTTCCTGCGCGAACACTGCCAGGGCCTCGACGAGTTCCGGGCCCACCTCGCCACGCTCGATCCGGACGAGGTCCGCGCAGCCACCGGCCTCCACGACGAGGAGATCGACGAGCTCGCCGCACGGTACCTGGCCGCGGACAAGGTGATCATCACGTGGGCCATGGGCCTGACCCAGCACAAGAAGGCCGTGCCGACCATCAAGGAGATCATCAACCTCCTGCTCCTGCGTGGGAACATCGGCAAGCCCGGTGCCGGACCGTCCCCCATCCGGGGCCACTCCAACGTCCAGGGCGACAGGACCATGGGCATCTGGGAGAAGATGCCGGACCCATTCCTCGACGCCCTCCAGAAGGAATTCGGCTTCAGCCCGCCCCGCCCGCACGGACTCGACGCGGTCCAGAGCATCCGTGCGCTCGCGGACGGCCGCGTCAAGGCCTTCATCGCCCTCGGCGGAAATCTCGTCTCCGCCATCTCGGACACCGCGGTGGCCGAGGAGGGGATGACGAGGGCGCGCCTGAGCGTGAGCATCTCGACCAAGCTCAACCGCACGCATGCGTTCGTGGGCGCGGAGGCGCTCATCCTGCCGACGCTGGGCCGCACCGAGGTGGACGCGCAGGAGTCGGGGCCGCAGTTCGTGAGCATCGAGGACACCGTGTGCGCCGTCCGCCCCTCGGCCGGCAAACTCGCGCCCATCTCGCTGAACGCGCTCTCCGAGGTAGCAATCGTCTCCCGCCTCGCCCGCGCCGTCCTCGGCGAGGACCACCCGGTCGACTGGGCAGGATTCGAACGGGACTATGACGTGATCCGCGAGCACATCTCCCGCGTGTGCCCCGGTTGCGAGGACTACAACACCCGAATCCGCCGTCCCGGCGGGTTCGTCCTGGCGCACCCGCCACGGGACGAGCGGCGGTTCCCGACCGCCACCGGCAAGGCCACGATCACGGTCAACGAGCTCGAGACTGTGCAGGTGCCCGAGGGGCGCCTGCTCCTGCAGACGGTCCGATCCCACGACCAGTTCAACACCACGATGTACGGGCTCAACGACCGCTACCGCGGCATCCACCGTGGACGGCACGTCCTGTTCGTGAACCCGGACGACCTCGACTCGCTCGGACTCGCCGACGGCGAGCACGTCGACGTCCACTCCGAGGCCGACGACGGCGTGGACCGCTGCCTGCCGGGGCTGCGGATCGTCTCGTACCCGACTGCAAAGGGGTGCGTCGCGGCGTACTTCCCCGAGGCGAACGTCCTCGTCCCGCTCGGCGCGACGGCCGAGGTGAGCAACACGCCGGTGTCCAAGTCCGTCGTCGTGCGCCTGGAGAAGGCAGCGGCGCCGGTCTGA
- a CDS encoding thioesterase family protein: MTQQAGANTEWAQELPELAVGDFYYEDLGGGRYRSTIHAQGAWNAHEQHMAPASGILAHALAQHDPRADMRIARIGYEILGLIHAGEFEVTTRTVRPGRTIELIEAELTAHGRVAIRALAWRLVTTDSSAVAAVEDAPIPAREDCERWDGSTEWPGGFIRSLEMYQAPHHRSGNGTVWIRTPHPLVGGTASPDWVRLTGLVDTANGIATRVPPGPGSWAFPNVDLQIHMYREPRGEWLGIDNAVSFGADGIGLTSSVLHDSEGPFGHAEQILTLRRS, translated from the coding sequence GTGACGCAGCAGGCCGGGGCGAATACCGAGTGGGCGCAGGAGCTGCCCGAGCTGGCAGTCGGGGACTTCTACTACGAGGACCTCGGTGGCGGGCGCTACCGCTCCACGATCCACGCGCAGGGCGCGTGGAATGCCCACGAGCAGCACATGGCGCCCGCGTCCGGGATCCTCGCGCACGCGCTGGCCCAGCACGATCCGCGCGCTGACATGCGCATCGCGCGGATCGGCTACGAGATCCTCGGCCTCATCCACGCGGGCGAGTTCGAGGTGACCACCCGGACCGTGCGCCCCGGCCGGACCATCGAGCTCATCGAGGCCGAGCTCACCGCGCACGGACGCGTCGCGATCCGGGCCCTCGCGTGGCGACTCGTCACCACGGACAGCTCGGCCGTGGCTGCGGTCGAGGACGCCCCGATCCCTGCCCGTGAGGACTGCGAGCGCTGGGACGGCTCGACCGAGTGGCCGGGCGGGTTCATCCGCTCGCTCGAGATGTACCAGGCCCCTCACCACCGCTCCGGCAACGGCACGGTGTGGATCCGCACCCCGCACCCGCTCGTGGGTGGGACGGCGAGCCCCGACTGGGTGCGGCTCACCGGCCTCGTGGACACGGCCAACGGCATCGCGACGCGGGTGCCCCCGGGACCCGGCAGCTGGGCGTTCCCGAACGTGGACCTGCAGATCCACATGTACCGCGAGCCGCGCGGCGAGTGGCTCGGGATCGACAACGCCGTCTCGTTCGGCGCCGACGGCATCGGCCTGACCTCGTCCGTGCTGCACGACTCCGAGGGCCCGTTCGGCCACGCGGAGCAGATCCTCACCCTCCGCAGGAGCTGA
- a CDS encoding DedA family protein, which yields MDQILSLPFGAAWALLFVIVLIRTSATYWAGRGIAAGAARSRGLAERLERPGPAARIARAQRILDRWGPFAIVLTYLTIGLQTAVNLAAGLGGMHVRRHLPAAAVGSVIWAFVYATVGLAAFDLWFEHLAGSLWMWMVIAAVAMIVVVRVLIVARLRGSSARGTRGLAPAPDSLDEASQRGEGQERSGT from the coding sequence GTGGACCAGATCCTCTCGCTGCCGTTCGGGGCCGCATGGGCGCTGCTGTTCGTCATCGTCCTGATCCGGACGAGTGCGACGTACTGGGCCGGCAGGGGCATCGCGGCAGGCGCCGCACGCAGCCGGGGCCTTGCCGAGCGGCTCGAGCGTCCGGGCCCTGCCGCCCGCATCGCCCGCGCGCAGCGGATCCTCGACCGCTGGGGCCCGTTCGCGATCGTCCTGACGTACCTCACGATCGGCCTCCAGACGGCCGTCAACCTCGCCGCCGGGCTGGGAGGGATGCATGTGCGCAGACACCTCCCGGCTGCCGCCGTCGGCTCGGTGATCTGGGCGTTCGTCTACGCGACGGTGGGCCTCGCGGCCTTCGACCTGTGGTTCGAGCACCTGGCCGGGTCGCTGTGGATGTGGATGGTCATCGCCGCGGTGGCGATGATCGTCGTCGTGCGCGTCCTGATCGTGGCCCGCCTCAGGGGCAGTTCAGCACGGGGGACGCGGGGCCTGGCCCCCGCGCCGGATAGTCTTGATGAGGCCTCCCAGCGTGGGGAGGGCCAGGAGAGGAGCGGGACGTGA
- a CDS encoding cupin domain-containing protein, which produces MRKFSLDALAREHLDQAANGSSGRSASTVYGGHEQSLRQTLVALRAGTSLAEHDSPGEATVIVLRGRITLVSDGETWDGRTGDLLVVPPARHSIEAHEDSVILLTVAK; this is translated from the coding sequence ATGCGGAAGTTCTCACTGGACGCCTTGGCGCGCGAGCATCTGGATCAGGCTGCGAACGGATCGTCGGGCCGCAGCGCCAGCACTGTCTACGGAGGGCACGAACAGTCCCTCCGCCAGACGCTCGTGGCACTGCGGGCCGGCACGTCCCTCGCTGAGCATGACAGTCCCGGCGAAGCCACGGTGATCGTGCTGCGGGGGAGGATCACGCTAGTCTCCGACGGCGAGACCTGGGATGGGCGCACCGGCGATCTCCTCGTCGTCCCACCCGCCCGGCACAGCATCGAGGCGCATGAGGACAGCGTCATCCTGCTCACCGTGGCGAAGTAG
- the nrdF gene encoding class 1b ribonucleoside-diphosphate reductase subunit beta, which produces MTPEKLKLLDHVQAINWNRIQDEKDVEVWNRLVNNFWLPEKVPLSNDVQSWATLTPEEQQLTMRVFTGLTLLDTIQGTVGAVSLIPDAITPHEEAVYTNIAFMESVHAKSYSSIFSTLCSTKEIDDAFRWSLENENLQRKAHIVMDYYRGDEPLKRKVASTLLESFLFYSGFYLPMYWSSRAKLTNTADLIRLIIRDEAVHGYYIGYKFQKGLEQVSEEKRQEIKDYTFELLFELYENEVQYTHDLYDPVGLSEDVKKFLHYNANKALMNLGYEAMFPSSVTDVNPAILSALSPNADENHDFFSGSGSSYVIGKAVNTEDEDWDF; this is translated from the coding sequence ATGACCCCCGAGAAGCTCAAGCTCCTCGACCACGTCCAGGCGATCAACTGGAACCGCATCCAGGATGAGAAGGACGTCGAGGTGTGGAACCGCCTCGTGAACAACTTCTGGCTGCCCGAGAAGGTGCCGCTGTCCAACGACGTGCAGTCGTGGGCAACGCTGACGCCCGAGGAGCAGCAGCTCACGATGCGCGTCTTCACGGGCCTGACGCTCCTGGACACGATCCAGGGCACCGTCGGCGCTGTGAGCCTCATCCCGGATGCGATCACGCCGCACGAGGAGGCCGTCTACACGAACATCGCGTTCATGGAGTCGGTCCACGCCAAGAGCTACTCGTCGATCTTCTCGACCCTGTGCTCGACCAAGGAGATCGACGACGCGTTCCGATGGAGCCTCGAGAACGAGAACCTCCAGCGCAAGGCGCACATCGTCATGGACTACTACCGGGGCGACGAGCCGCTCAAGCGCAAGGTCGCCTCGACCCTGCTCGAGAGCTTCCTCTTCTACTCGGGCTTCTACCTCCCGATGTACTGGTCCTCGCGGGCCAAGCTCACGAACACGGCCGACCTCATCCGCCTCATCATCCGCGACGAGGCCGTGCACGGGTACTACATCGGCTACAAGTTCCAGAAGGGCCTCGAGCAGGTCTCCGAGGAGAAGCGCCAGGAGATCAAGGACTACACGTTCGAGCTCCTGTTCGAACTGTATGAGAACGAGGTGCAGTACACGCACGACCTGTACGACCCGGTGGGCCTGTCCGAGGACGTGAAGAAATTCCTCCACTACAACGCGAACAAGGCGCTCATGAACCTCGGCTACGAGGCGATGTTCCCGAGTTCCGTCACGGACGTGAACCCGGCGATCCTCTCGGCCCTGAGCCCGAACGCGGACGAGAACCACGACTTCTTCTCCGGGTCCGGCTCGAGCTACGTGATCGGCAAGGCGGTCAACACCGAAGACGAGGACTGGGACTTCTGA
- the nrdE gene encoding class 1b ribonucleoside-diphosphate reductase subunit alpha produces the protein MDSKELPAKYRGLGYHELNAMLNLYGEDGKIQFDADRYAARQYFLDHVNTNTVFFHDLDEKLDYLVKKDYYERETLDQYTMNFVRDLFARAYKKKFRFETFLGAFKFYTSYTLKTFDGKRYLERYEDRVCMVALHLARGDEKLATQLVDEIIAGRFQPATPTFLNAGKKQRGELVSCFLLRIEDNMESIARGINSALQLSKRGGGVALSLTNIREHGAPIKQIENQSSGVIPVMKLLEDSFSYANQLGARQGAGAVYLHAHHPDIYRFLDTKRENADEKIRIKTLSLGVVIPDITFELAKRNEDMYLFSPYDVERVYGKPFSDVSVTEKYYEMVDDARIKKTKINAREFFQTLAEIQFESGYPYIMFEDTVNRANPIAGKVTMSNLCSEILQVSTPSEYNEDLTYATVGKDISCNLGSMNIAKTMDSEDFALSIETAIRALSAVSDMSYIESVPSVAEGNSKSHAIGLGQMNLHGYLARERVHYGSEEGLDFTNIYFYTVLFHALRASNLLAKEHGQAFGGFENSKYASGEFFDKYTEQEWVPQTEKVKELFAKVHIPTQEDWSALKADVMEHGIYNQNLQAVPPTGSISYINNSTSSIHPVASKVEIRKEGKIGRVYYPAPYLTNENLDYYQDAYEIGYEKIIDTYAAATQHVDQGLSLTLFFKDTATTRDINKAQIYAWRKGIKTLYYIRLRQLALEGTEVEGCVSCML, from the coding sequence GTGGACTCGAAGGAGCTGCCCGCGAAGTACAGGGGCCTGGGCTACCACGAGCTCAACGCCATGCTCAACCTGTATGGCGAGGACGGGAAGATCCAGTTCGACGCCGACCGCTACGCGGCGCGCCAGTACTTCCTGGACCATGTCAACACCAACACCGTGTTCTTCCATGATCTGGACGAGAAGCTCGACTACCTCGTCAAGAAGGACTACTACGAGCGGGAGACCCTCGACCAGTACACGATGAACTTCGTCCGTGACCTGTTCGCGCGGGCCTACAAGAAGAAGTTCCGCTTCGAGACGTTCCTCGGCGCGTTCAAGTTCTACACCTCGTACACCCTCAAGACGTTCGACGGGAAGCGCTACCTCGAGCGGTACGAGGATCGCGTGTGCATGGTGGCACTGCACCTCGCGCGCGGGGACGAGAAGCTCGCGACCCAGCTCGTGGACGAGATCATCGCGGGCCGCTTCCAGCCCGCCACGCCGACTTTCCTCAACGCCGGCAAGAAGCAGCGCGGCGAGCTCGTCTCGTGCTTCCTGCTGCGCATCGAGGACAACATGGAGTCGATCGCGCGCGGCATCAACTCCGCGCTCCAGCTTTCGAAGCGCGGCGGCGGGGTCGCCCTCTCCCTGACCAACATCCGCGAGCACGGCGCTCCGATCAAGCAGATCGAGAACCAGTCCTCTGGCGTCATCCCGGTCATGAAGCTCCTCGAGGACTCCTTCTCGTACGCAAACCAGCTCGGCGCGCGCCAGGGCGCGGGCGCTGTGTACCTGCACGCCCACCACCCTGACATCTACCGCTTCCTCGACACGAAGCGTGAGAACGCAGACGAGAAGATCCGCATCAAGACGCTCTCCCTCGGCGTCGTGATCCCGGACATCACGTTCGAGCTCGCGAAGCGGAACGAGGACATGTACCTCTTCTCTCCGTATGACGTGGAGCGGGTCTACGGCAAGCCGTTCTCGGACGTTTCCGTCACGGAGAAGTACTACGAGATGGTCGACGACGCGCGGATCAAGAAGACCAAGATCAACGCCCGCGAGTTCTTCCAGACCCTCGCCGAGATCCAGTTCGAGTCCGGCTACCCGTACATCATGTTCGAGGACACGGTGAACCGGGCCAACCCGATCGCCGGCAAGGTCACGATGAGCAACCTGTGCTCCGAGATCCTTCAGGTCTCCACGCCGAGCGAGTACAACGAGGACCTCACGTACGCGACCGTCGGCAAGGACATCTCCTGCAACCTCGGCTCGATGAACATCGCCAAGACGATGGACTCGGAGGACTTCGCGCTGTCGATCGAGACGGCGATCCGGGCGCTCTCGGCCGTCTCGGACATGAGCTACATCGAGTCCGTGCCGTCCGTCGCGGAGGGCAACTCGAAGTCGCACGCGATCGGCCTTGGCCAGATGAACCTCCACGGGTACCTGGCCCGCGAGCGGGTCCACTACGGCTCCGAAGAGGGCCTGGACTTCACGAACATCTACTTCTACACGGTGCTCTTCCACGCGCTGCGTGCCTCGAACCTCCTCGCGAAGGAGCACGGGCAGGCGTTCGGCGGCTTCGAGAACTCGAAGTACGCCTCGGGCGAGTTCTTCGACAAGTACACCGAGCAGGAGTGGGTGCCTCAGACCGAGAAGGTCAAGGAGCTCTTCGCCAAGGTCCACATCCCCACGCAGGAGGACTGGAGTGCGCTCAAGGCGGACGTCATGGAGCACGGCATCTACAACCAGAACCTCCAGGCGGTCCCGCCCACCGGCTCGATCAGCTACATCAACAACTCGACGTCCTCGATCCACCCGGTCGCGTCCAAGGTCGAGATCCGCAAGGAAGGCAAGATCGGCCGCGTCTACTACCCGGCGCCGTACCTGACGAACGAGAACCTCGACTACTACCAGGACGCCTACGAGATCGGCTACGAGAAGATCATCGACACGTACGCCGCCGCGACCCAGCACGTGGACCAGGGCCTCTCGCTCACGCTGTTCTTCAAGGACACCGCGACCACGCGGGACATCAACAAGGCCCAGATCTACGCGTGGCGCAAGGGCATCAAGACGCTCTACTACATCCGCCTCCGCCAGCTTGCCCTCGAGGGGACTGAGGTGGAGGGCTGCGTCTCGTGCATGTTGTGA
- the nrdI gene encoding class Ib ribonucleoside-diphosphate reductase assembly flavoprotein NrdI: protein MDSGPRLTSARLVYFSSVSGNTHRFVGKLGCEAERIPLHLHDAPLRATEPFVLVVPTYGGTGGAGSVPKQVIRFLNDPQNRGLIRGVISAGNTNFGDNYCAAGDIIAVKCTVPHLYRFELMGTADDVARVTEGLDKFWTRLSQNPQ, encoded by the coding sequence ATGGACTCCGGTCCCCGCCTGACATCCGCGCGGCTGGTCTACTTCTCCTCTGTCTCGGGAAACACCCACCGGTTCGTGGGCAAGCTGGGCTGCGAGGCCGAGAGGATCCCGCTGCATCTGCACGACGCCCCGCTGCGGGCGACAGAGCCGTTCGTGCTGGTCGTTCCGACCTACGGCGGGACGGGTGGCGCCGGATCTGTGCCGAAGCAGGTCATCAGATTCCTCAACGACCCGCAGAACCGGGGCCTCATCCGGGGCGTCATCAGCGCGGGCAACACGAACTTCGGGGACAACTACTGCGCCGCGGGCGACATCATCGCCGTCAAGTGCACGGTGCCCCACCTCTATCGATTCGAACTCATGGGCACCGCTGACGACGTGGCCCGGGTCACCGAAGGATTGGACAAATTTTGGACGCGACTGTCGCAGAACCCGCAGTAG
- the nrdH gene encoding glutaredoxin-like protein NrdH, which translates to MNVTVYTKPACVQCNATYRALDKKGIAYTSVDVTEDPAALQKIKDLGYLQAPVVVTDADQWSGFRPDKIAAIAQGGAAAASVA; encoded by the coding sequence ATGAACGTTACGGTCTACACGAAGCCGGCGTGCGTGCAGTGCAATGCGACCTACCGTGCCCTCGACAAGAAGGGCATCGCGTACACGAGCGTCGATGTCACGGAGGACCCGGCGGCCCTCCAGAAGATCAAGGACCTGGGCTACCTGCAGGCGCCGGTCGTCGTGACCGATGCAGACCAGTGGTCTGGCTTCCGTCCTGACAAGATCGCCGCGATCGCCCAGGGCGGCGCCGCCGCCGCGTCGGTGGCCTGA
- a CDS encoding LysR family transcriptional regulator, producing MVNPVHLQTLIEVVRLGSFAAAAAHLGYTPSAVSQQMAALERETGVELFHRTARSIEPTEAALVMMRHAAKVLTDIDTLRAATARAAEAAGRELRLGIFPSLATYVLPRVLRGEGWRRLGLDLHVSVAEPGDTVRRLAAGGDLDVVLVYQVGQSGLAWPHTADRQWIGDDPFHVVLPESWGIADGVRVSADQLGGMPWIVHHPGTGDATVIDRLFASCGLSPRVVAYSDDFNASLGLASAGLGAALVPGLALQSKPAGVVVVDVPEIRLARNIFALRPRGAAESSTTLFLDLMADALGSLPSRGPGAGAR from the coding sequence ATGGTGAACCCCGTCCACCTCCAGACGCTCATCGAGGTGGTCCGGCTCGGCTCGTTCGCCGCCGCCGCCGCCCATCTGGGGTACACGCCGTCGGCCGTGTCACAGCAGATGGCCGCGCTCGAGCGCGAGACCGGCGTCGAGCTGTTCCACCGGACTGCCCGGAGCATCGAGCCGACCGAGGCGGCGCTCGTCATGATGCGCCACGCGGCCAAGGTCCTGACCGACATCGACACGCTCAGGGCCGCGACGGCGCGCGCGGCCGAGGCGGCGGGCCGCGAGCTCCGGCTGGGCATCTTCCCGAGCCTGGCCACCTATGTGCTCCCCCGGGTGCTCCGCGGGGAGGGGTGGCGACGCCTCGGCCTCGACCTGCACGTCTCCGTCGCCGAGCCCGGCGATACCGTCCGCCGACTCGCAGCGGGCGGCGACCTCGACGTCGTGCTCGTCTACCAGGTCGGCCAGAGCGGGCTGGCGTGGCCGCACACCGCGGATCGGCAGTGGATCGGCGACGATCCGTTCCACGTCGTGCTGCCGGAGTCGTGGGGCATCGCGGACGGCGTACGGGTCTCCGCGGACCAACTCGGCGGCATGCCGTGGATTGTGCACCATCCGGGGACCGGCGACGCGACGGTCATCGACCGGCTCTTCGCCAGCTGCGGCCTCTCGCCCCGGGTCGTGGCGTACAGCGACGACTTCAACGCGAGCCTCGGTCTGGCCTCGGCCGGGCTGGGCGCCGCCCTCGTCCCGGGGCTCGCGCTCCAGTCGAAGCCCGCCGGCGTGGTGGTGGTCGACGTGCCCGAGATCCGGCTCGCGCGGAACATCTTCGCCCTCCGCCCGCGCGGCGCCGCGGAATCGTCCACGACGCTGTTCCTCGATCTCATGGCCGACGCCCTCGGCTCCCTTCCCTCCCGGGGTCCGGGGGCCGGCGCGCGGTAG